The genomic region CTAGAAGTAATTTTCAATCTGAAGGTAGCTTCTCAGACCAGTACCTTCTTATTGAAAAGTACTTCTAGAAGGAAGTTTCTGAATGCAAgcctaaatgttttttgtttttttttgcagtagagAGTCCAAAATTATGATTACTGATAAAGGTAATAAAGGTTTCAGAGGTAGCATCTGGACACCGTTTTTAAATCAAGACCCATCCAGAGGTTGTTTTCAATTGGAAGGTACTGGTCTGAGACACAAGAGGTAAATGAGTCCTGCCCCAAGGGgtggagttttatttttttacctgaaACTGCCGTGCCTTTGTTTACAAGCTAGCCTATGGTCATCACTTTACTACTAGGTCTGACTTTCTCACAAAATTTTATGGAATACTCCTCAGTTCGTCCAAAGTTGTAGCAGGAATAACACAACATCCATTTGTCCTCGCTGGAGTCTTtttcctctccatctccctttAGTAAAAAGCCGGGTTGGTGTGCTCGATAACACAGCGGCGACAGTGGCGTCTCACAAACCTCAGCGCCTCCGGAGATACCTCGCACTCCTGCACGTTCAGAAGCTGCAGCTCGCAACAGTTCGCTGCTAGCGCTTTGAGTCCTCTCCCCGAAACGCTCTCACATGCTCTCAAGCTAACGCGTCTCAGTCCTTGGCAGTACATTGCTAGCTGCTCCAACCCACTATCTGATACCAAGGGACATTTCCCAACGTCCAAAGACTTCAACTTCGAGCAGCTTCTTGCTAGGTGCCCCAAACCATGATCCGTCAACCCCTCGCACCCCCTAGCATTCAGATAACGCAATCTGGGGCAGTAGCGGGCGACATAGCGGATTCCGACGTCCGTGATTCGCGTGCAGTGGGCTACGCTAAGGTACCGCAAGCAACCTTCTAAGCGGGCAACTTCACGAAGACCAAAGTCCCCAACCAAACGGCAGTCGCTGAGGCTGAGCTCACGGATGGAGGGGCAATGGAGGGACAGGTGGCGAAGGGCTTCGTCGGTCAAGCGGGTGCAACGGCGCAGGTAGAGGTGGGTAAGGCGCGGGCAGTGGGAGGCGATGGTGCGAAGTCCCTCGTCCTCCAGGGAGAAACAGTCAGTCATGTCCAGGAAGTGGATAGAGATCTGCTGGCCGTGGAGGGGCGACAGCTGCAGGGTGGCCTCTGGGGTGAGGCTGATGCATGTCACTTTGGAACAgcctgaaaagaaaaaaaaggagtcAGCAAATAAGTGGGATGGTGGAGTAGCACAGGAAGGTTACACGTTAAAGGACATATGTTAATGGACTATTACtattaaactgtttaaagtcaatatagtgatttacaaaaatgtacaaattgtaaAATAAGTCTAAATCTAAATACCTGAAAGTGATTTGAAATATGTATTTACTGACAAGGATTGAATGATTTGACTTGTTAAATCCCAtacaatagacaaaaataaaagcagtgaaaaacttaaaaaacatgtgtgcttatcaggcttgcatctccacaaacctcaccctctccattgaaatgttattttttttggctataatcttcgacagtatggcataaaatgtatctatctctatggagaatgttccaaagtatggttttaacttttttacttccatagaatcatgcaaggtacatgccacctccagaaagttacacagttttgttttaatcatCTGGATTGGGATGGGATAAGAAAGTGTACCTTATTTGAAAATTCTACGGACAAAAATGTGGTTTGTAATTGTGCCTAGACAAACCTATTTCTTGACCTCAATCCCAAAGTGTTTCAAACAGCACCGAGTTTAGGTTGTGCTTTTCAAATAATTGTCTTGAACATCCCCATATATGTAGCCCCTACTTGTTATCTGGCTTTATAAGTACTATAACCTGGATAGTGGAACTGCCAAGGATGACACTGATGATAATTTCTCCCACTTACATAAAGAACATCATGTGCACCATCATaatctgaaaatgaaataaacacatcttttactttttacacattTCCTCTCAAGTTAAAGTATTGGCAGAGGAGAGCAGTAATCACAGTTACAGTACACTCTGCTCCACATGAGGTCTGAAGCCGGAACACTTTGTACAGGCTCGAAAAACAACACTGGATAaggtttacaaaaaaaaaaaaaaaattgccttAATGTCCCTTCCAGTTACAAACTCTCTTGATTTCATTAATGTGACTATTTTTACTCCACAGAAGCAGACTTCCTGATGGTAATGGTGCAGACAGTGCTACAGCTCACTATTTGTGTCAATGGCTTAATGAAAGCAACAGGCCGTCTCTTTTACTCCATCAttcactctctgctctctctcctccctttcttcttcctctttcccctctccttctctttgccccctctttctgctctctcctttccctctcgctctttcttactctccctctctgctctcttgaAGTTTatctctctcgttctcttcCTTGTCtgcccctttctcctctttattttttctccttctctttcttcgtATCCCCCTCTCTATGAGCACTTGTCCCTCCGTGTCTCTCAACTGCATCTTTCTTCTCGTGCCCTGTCTTCTtcccccctctttccttctcgcagctctctctttctccctctctccccttatGTCTCTATACCTACTCTACTTTGGTCTCTTTCCTACACGTTAAGGTCTCTCATTCTCcatcttcttctttctctcattctccctctcccctctgtaCGCTGCCTTTTCTCTCTTTGTACCCCCCCTCCCGCTCACTCCTTCTCTGCTCTCGCTCTCTTCCATCCTCTTTTCTGTGCTCTCTTTCCCCTTTTACCCTCTCTTCCTGTTCCCTTTTTGTCACTTTCTCATTCCATTCCTCTCAGCAGTCTcattcttcctctttctctcctttctcctctcttctgtctctctcttctctctactttgctctctctccccccctcctctcattccccctctctctcctcctctgtgccctctgcccttttctctccttctctctctccattctccgCTCAAACACTTTTCGTTTCCACATGGGATCTGCAGGTTGGCAGAGCCTCGGCTGCTCCCCTAATGTTTTTACCAGCTTTAGGACAAACgacagagcaggagagaggaagagatgattTCTGAGGTAAAGTCCACATGACGTAAACCACAGTGCAATCCTTCACTAAAGTTATAGAGCCCACCTGTAGCCATTAAAGATTACAgatttttataaatgtttattcagAATACGGTGCTCATAAAAGTACAGACAACTGACATGTTTCATATTTACCAGGAGAATAGCAGCACAGTGAATTATGTAATCCcctaaatgtgaaaaatattgaacaattataaGAGCTATTTGATGACATATCTGTGGGCTTTCAATGGAGACTCCtctaaaatgatttgtttaagggacactgtgtaagttttctggttaCGGGTCTTctacctacttgtttccatagtaatgttattgctttgcctggaatgttccatgtaAGGCATTCAATTACTCAGGACAAACAGGctaatttacaggtcagatctgaggaaagTTTTCAAAGTTTAATGTAGCAAAATAGATAATGAGTTTAGTGCTATCTAGATACATTTTATTCCTTGCTATGCACattgaaattaattaaattattatttattctattaattTAAATTGTCAATTTAATTGAATGGCTTTTAGTGTAAATAGAATCGTTTACTATTGTTTGGATTTTGGTAACTCATAATTAGTTAAGTGATTTAACAACTCATAAAGAGTCATTTAGAAATTCCTGGTTCTCTGAGTGGAAAAACTGAAGAATTGTAACTTATATTTTGCATGACTAGCTATAAAGCcccaaattcaaattcaattttCAGTTGGCAATTGGAGCAAGTTGACTATACTGAAACCAgtaaaattttctttttttaatttattcattaactCAAATATGGATCATGATCAAGATCAAATTTATCTATATAACATATTAACCTCAAACTGAGGGACCTAAAGAGCATGTATTTACCTGACAGGTTTAAGTGCTCTAGATTGGGACATCTGGACACCACCTCAAACACAGCTTCATTGGAGATGTTGTAGCAGCCTCCCACCTCCAGGCGGCGCAGCTCGGGGCAGCACTGGGCCAGCACATGCAGCCCACGGTCGGTTAGCCTCTTACAGCCATTTACGATGACCGTCTCCAGGGTCAGGCACACGTTGGGGGTGTCCTGGCAAAGCCGGTGAGTAAGAACCCGGATGGCGCGGTCTACATGAAGCAGCTCTCCTGTCAGTCGCACCGTACCTAGATAAAGTAGTGTTAATACATTGTACATACAtgattaaaggagctgtacctagTTTTAATGCAATAAAGTAAAATTGGCTCTGCCTGAGTACAGATATAAAATGATACTGCAGTGTTGGATCTAAATATAAAGCGTTTTTATCTtttgagaaccaggaagtgtaatgttagcatgttagttttTTGTGGTCCTCAGGAGACCAAATGTTTTCTTGATATGAAAAGGTGTCCACTGGCCTAAGTAATACTTAGGCCAGTGGACACCTAACTTTGCTACCACTGTATCGTATTACACTCTCCATTGTTACATACCCCAGAGGCGAGGGTCCCAGGCCAGGTTGTACCAGCGGCGGCACACACGGGCACATCGGCACAGCTGATTGGTGGGCAGGTGGGAGAAGATCTGGAGCAGGGTGTGGTCAGGCAGCAGGTCTATGGGTGCATGGAGGTGGTGCGATTTGGAGACTCTGGAGCGGGTGCCAGGGTGAGGATGCACCACGGCAACGGTCTCGGCAACAGCGGACGACGAAGAGGAGGAGTTTGTCTCATGTCCGTTGCTCGACAGAGccggagaggacagagaagaggacTTGGAAggcaggatcagaccaggactgggGGTGCTTAGGGTCCGTGTGCTGGAGTCAAGACCTGGAGGAAGTAcaagagtttaaaaaaagtacaataaaataatgtgcatgtgtgtgtgttcttattcttaaaatgttactaaatactaaatccacttttttgtcactaaactgtgtataaggtgttttaatagtagtaatagtatgtaAGCTAGGTAAATtagcagctttctggtcaaaatcCCAAGCGTCTGCCATGATCACGGCCAGTTATTTCTGATTAAGTCGATTCTGTTCGATTTTCCATTAGGCTCTTTTTAGAAACTCAACTCAATTACCGGTAATCAAAATAACCATTTGCTGAGACAATGACACAAGAAGCTATCTCATCCATGAAGAAGAATTTCCATGGAGTTTCAGTTGCTTGACGTAATAAAGTTGGGGTTATCTTGTTGTTGCCGTAGTAACTGTCACATGGGCCCTCTATCAGATGGACTGTGTAGTTTCATAGTGTTAGTCTTCACTGATTCCCACTATTTGGTCTTCCTGTCAGCGGGTCCATTGGGCAGGATTGATAGCCGTTGCTAACTAGCATTTCAGGGAGTCACATGTATGAAGTCACTCTTTAAACTTGTACTGTGGGCGGTTTAGGAGAGGTTTGCAAAGTAAACAGTAAAGTAAAACAAACCTTTAGATGTTGACT from Periophthalmus magnuspinnatus isolate fPerMag1 chromosome 20, fPerMag1.2.pri, whole genome shotgun sequence harbors:
- the LOC117388742 gene encoding F-box/LRR-repeat protein 7-like; protein product: MGANNGKLYGSEGKCSSSISSDISSSTDHTPTKAPKNVASTEGLDSSTRTLSTPSPGLILPSKSSSLSSPALSSNGHETNSSSSSSAVAETVAVVHPHPGTRSRVSKSHHLHAPIDLLPDHTLLQIFSHLPTNQLCRCARVCRRWYNLAWDPRLWGTVRLTGELLHVDRAIRVLTHRLCQDTPNVCLTLETVIVNGCKRLTDRGLHVLAQCCPELRRLEVGGCYNISNEAVFEVVSRCPNLEHLNLSGCSKVTCISLTPEATLQLSPLHGQQISIHFLDMTDCFSLEDEGLRTIASHCPRLTHLYLRRCTRLTDEALRHLSLHCPSIRELSLSDCRLVGDFGLREVARLEGCLRYLSVAHCTRITDVGIRYVARYCPRLRYLNARGCEGLTDHGLGHLARSCSKLKSLDVGKCPLVSDSGLEQLAMYCQGLRRVSLRACESVSGRGLKALAANCCELQLLNVQECEVSPEALRFVRRHCRRCVIEHTNPAFY